TCAACATAGCTGCTGGTTGTTGTGTTTCTTATATAATGCTACCGAGATCTGTCTGACTGCCTTTCATTTGCTTTACTGTTCTCTCCCATTATCGTTCAGATTTTCCTGCATAAAGTAAAAACCCCCAGGGGAATAAGTCAGTGGTGCTTATTTAAACAGACCACAACTTGAAGGAAATACTTGCTTTTTTGGAATATCCTTTGCCATCCACCAATGGCATTCCCAACGCCGCTCGAAACCATCGATAAGTAAATTTTGTAAGCGATTGCTTTTCCGCGTTGGCTCTCGGAGCTCGGCGTGGAGCCTTTGATGTCGGGTGAGGTGGGttcctgtgctcctgcctgctttggTGAACTGTCTAAAAACCTTGTTCCTCTCTTCCCTGTCTTCTCCGTTTTTCAGATGTGCCCTACTTTGGATATTCCTGCATTGAATGTCTGAGGAGCTCCGGCCGATCCTGAGCCATGTCGCAGATGTTGCACATAGAGATTCCCAACTTTGGGAACACCGTTCTGGGCTGCCTGAACGAGCAGCGGCTGCTGGGGCTGTACTGCGATGTCTCCATCGTGGTGAAGGGCCAAGCCTTCAAGGCTCACCGGGCGGTGCTGGCCGCCAGCAGCCTCTACTTCCGAGACTTGTTCAGTGGGAACAGCAAAAACGCCTTTGAGCTGCCGGGCACCGTCCCCCCGGCTTGCTTCCAGCAGATCCTGTCCTTCTGCTACACCGGCAAGCTGACCATGGCGGCCAGCGAGCAGCTGGTGGTGATGTACACGGCGGGCTTCCTGCAGATCCAGCACATCGTGGAGAAAGGGACGGACTTGATGTTCAAGGTCAGCTCTCCCCACTGTGACTCTCAGACCACCATGATCGAAGACCCCAGCTCGGAGCCGCAGAGCCCCTGCAACCAGCTGCAGTCGGCCTCGGCGCCCTACGTCATGTCCCCCTCCATGCCCATCCCGCTCCTCACGCGCGTCAAACACGAGAACCTGGAGCTGCAGGCCCTGCCCGGCCTGCCCGGCAAGCGGCCGCTCGAGCCCGGCgcccgggacgggcccggcgGCGCCGGCGGTGCCAACGCGGGGCCGCTGAAGCTGTCGCGCGTCTCCTACTACGGCGTGCCCAACCTGGCCACGCTGATCCCCAACGTGCAGCAGGTGCAGTACTCGCAGGGGGAGCGCACCAGCCCCGGCGCCAGCAGCATCCCCACCACCGACAGCCCCACCTCCTACCACAacgaggaggacgaggaggacgACGAGGCCTACGACACCATGGTGGAGGAGCAGTACGGGCAGATGTACATCAAGTCCTCGGGAGGTTACTCTGGTAATGGATGGCTCTCTCCTCGGGGTTGTGTGATTTGGGTTGTTCACCAGGCTGTTGTCTTTGGGGGTTTCACTGGTTGGTTTTTTGCCCCATGCAGTGGGCTTGGTGCTGATGTCCAGGTCCCACCCTGCGCCATCGCTCCCCAGCTGGGAGACTCTTTGGATGAGAGGCTGCATCATCCACCAGGGTCACATCAGCCTTTGCTTTTTGGCTGAGGCTGCCAGCGAGGAGCCTGGGGGTTGCACGAGCCCTGTGGTGGTGACATCTGTTCCGAGGTGATGGCTGAGCTCACCTGCCCTGGGTCATCCATGGCAAGGGAAGCACCAGCCCTTTTGGCCCAGGGCGAGGTGGTCACTCTGGGAGCTCTCTTCTGTCCTGGCTTTTTAGAAGAAGAGTTTCCAAAAAAGTGATGAACATGGGATATTTGGAGGAAGGGAGAACATCAGCTAGATAATTTTTATTGAAGTTAACTAGAAATATCtgcaaaaggaaggaaagatgGACTTTTCTCCCCACTGCCTGAAGTGCCCCTCTCTCCTTTGCCAGCCTTGTCCCACATATCACTgtcagaaagggaaaagcatTTCTGGGGCTTGATGTTCTTTTGTTTCCCCATTAGAAACATAATGCCCAGAACTAAATAAAATCCCTCTGCTGCCCTTCCAGAATCTGGGATTAAGGGGTGAGTGCGCATCCCTCGATGGGCCTCAGACAGAGGAGGCAGCTTCGTTTTGGTGGTGCTtgtctgggagctgctgctcagccccaaggtgggcacagggacacgAGAGGTCCTTTCCCTCCCACTTCCTTGGGCACACAGCCCCTTCCCCTGGCACCTTGCAGGGCTCAGACCCTCCTGAGGAGCCAGGACAGGTGGGGTGCAGGTCCAGGGGCTCAGTTCCAGGGGGAGATGCCCACTGGGTGCTGTCCTCTGTGCATCCCACATGGAAGCAGCTCCCACAGATGGAGCTGACAGTGTCCCATATGGAAGCTCAGTCTCACAGTGGCCTcctggtgggagctgcaggtgttTGTGGCAGCAGCTTTGATCCTCTGGAGCTCCCCAGGGAGGGACATCTTCCCATAGGCTCCGGCTGCTCACAGCATCCCCTCGCCcggagctgcttcccagccctggctgctgggattGCTGCACTAATGTTGCAAATATTTGAGCTCTGGTTCGTTGGTGGGCTTTCCTCAAAGCCATTTGATTTTAGTCTTCACCAAGGAACAAGATTTGGCAAGTAAGATAATTTTTGTTACATAAAACAGGTAGGCTTCCTTAGTACTGAGAATGGTCTCACCCCCACACACTGGcctgtcccatcccagccaGACAGCGAGCAGACAAGCAGTATTTTCCAAGGTGTTTTTTCACTAAGCCATatgaaaaagggggaaaacatAGCGAATTTACTATTTGaatattagaaatatttgtTAGAAGTGGACAAGCAGTTGCAGGAAATGAGCCTCAAAAGCCTGAGTATTCTCCCTGTCCTGCTTCAGGTCCCAGTGgttgggatggggcaggagaggAGTGGGATCGGGGGTGGGACAAGGTCAGGGTCTCCTCCACGGCTGCTGTTGGAGGCAGGCTGAACAGGAATTGTGCTGTTGCCCACTTGTTTtgagtttattttgcttttcccccGCTGTACAGCCTGTGGTGAGTAATGTGGGTTTGCCTCCTTGGAGCAGTGGGGTTATGCCCTTGGACTGTGTTTTCCATCCCTGTCACGGGGCCAGTTCCTGCAggaacagaacaaaaccaattCAGAAGGCAAGgacaggagcagcctggggatGGTGCAGGCAGCAGCCCTGAGGCTGTCCCTCATCCATGTCGGGCAGGAATCATCCCAGCTGGAAAAGTGAAAATCCCAGCAGCTTTCTCAGGTGCcactgggagatgctgcagcccttgtgccagagctgggcatcCCACAGCCAAGTTTTCCTGCTTGTTTTCTGTAGGGAGAACCAGGTGGTGATGCCAGGGGCCAtgcagggaagaggcaggttGTTAGGCTCTAAATATCCCacatttctgctgaaatttCTCTTCTGCTCCTGCCCCTTTCAGGGGAGTTTCCTGTTTGAAATAAGGCAGCTATAGGTATCAGGCTTCCTGGAAAAGAGGGCACGCAAAAAAGAGATGACAAAAAGTAAAACCTAAGCTGTTCCTTTATGGTTTGGACTTGTAGGGCTAACTGTGTTTTAATTACTCGGGATAAACTGTACCCTCTCAAAAGGTGCAGAATAATGAAAGCATGAGATGGAAGAGAGAAGGCAGCTAATCCTGCTCCTGGCATGGAGATCCCGACAGCCTCACAAAGGCCTGGGGGAGGGGGAGCCCTTTAAAAGAGGGATTGCCAAGGTTTCCAAGAGCCCTGtttgtgaaaacaaaaacaaagccaaagaggagcagaGCAAATGAAGCTCTGAATTTCAGAGAGGGTtgctggatttttcttttccttctttttctctgtattttatttccccATCTGAAGTGTTGGTGCTGGTGAGGGTTGGTGGGACACTAGTGACAATCTTCACCTGCCTCCAGCACCACCCACCACCCTTGGAAGGGTCACCAATCCTCTTCTTGCCCCAAGGCTGggggtttttaatttattctcttCACCCCTTTTTGTAGTCAGAGCCATTCTGAATTTCTAAAGCTGGATCAGATCCCTCCAAATCACAggatcattaaggttggaaaaggcctccaagATCAAACTTTGACCAAAGAGCACTGGGTGCCTTGTCCAgtgggcacctccagggatgggaactcccaacacctccctgggcagtcccttccaatgcctgaacaCCTTTTCCAtcaagaaattcctcctgatgtccagctTGAACCTtctctggcacagcttgaggctgttttcctcttctgggagaagaggctggtGCCACCTGCAGTGGTGGCACCGGTGTGAGGGACCAAGACAAGCATTGGACCTGCAAAAGGAACAGCAGGATGAGGCCAGGATTAAACACAGGAGGGTCAGGCTTAGGTGGGTGGCAGCTGGGTGTAGGAAGagctgcctcagtttccccccagGCTCTGGCCACGTTTGGTGCCGCGGCGGCGCGCCGGGCTGGGAGCACTGCGGTAAAATGGCTCCTCGCTCCATAACTAGGTCTGGTTGTGGAGAACATGTGGGCCTCGAGGACACGAGCGAGACTTAATGAGGTTTCCAGCATCTGATCTGAGGAACGCACAACTccagaaaatattaaacaaaagcaaaagtatttttatcCCTGTTAATTACAGCGTCGTGGGCCTGAGCTGAAGTGGGTTTCAGCAGGACTTGCAGATGCTCGGCGCTTTTCTGCACCGAGCCGCGTTCTTGTCAGTCAGCTCTCTGCTGAGCAGATgcagttaatttaattttgacaGGCACCAGCAAAGTTGTGTGAGGGTCCgtcctcctcccctgctcctgctgcaccggtttgcagggaaaagggaaaatcttTATGCAGCAAATGGCTGGAATGTAAAGGCCGGACTTGAAAGTTATGAAATCCTGAACTGACAAGAGCACGCTTCATTAAAAATTCATCTAAAATAGCCATTATAGAATAGTTGTGGTAATTAGCTGAGAGAATAGTTTTCTCTCCTGGCCTCTGATTCCTGACAGCAAGGAAAGAGGGCAGGGAAGAACCCAGAATCCCAAATGATGCAGCCCGTGCAGCATCCCGAGCGGAGCCGGGCACGGCGCGCCGCAGCGACGTAAATCACGGCAGCGACACCGGGAATTGCAGCGGGATGGAGCAGCTGGctgccactgcagggacagccaccTGATCCTGCCAGGCCCCTCTGGTCCCTGTGGGGCCAGGCTGTCACAGGGAGGATGCTCAGCAGCAAAGAGCtcgtggatttttttttaggaaatgaAGCGGCCGAGGGCTGCGCCGGTTATTCACCACAACGCTTTGGCTTTTTGCAGAGGGATTCAAACACCTGGGAAGTGCTGAAAGCCAGGCTGTGTGTCTTATTGTGACAAGGTGGGGACTGGTCACAGATTGGACTTGGtggtcttggaggtcttttccagcctgggtGGCTGTGTGGTGGCACTGCCCCATCCTGGCCCCGGCACGGTCGGAGCCGAGCAGGGGAAGGCTGAACCCCACGCTGAGGGCACTCAGCCTCTGGCCTTTTTTGGCATTAAACTTCCAgccccattttcctccctctgaaCCACAGATGTTTAATTTTAGGCTGGCAGATGTTTCACTCCTGGCTGAGATCTGAGGCGAAGGCAAGATAGGGGTATTTATAAAGCAGTAATATTTTTCCTATACTAATTCCAGATTACCTCCCTGTATAAATAGGTCACAAATCAAAGGGCTGCATTTCAGCACGCTGGTATAAATGTACTATTTGGGAAATGTAAACTCTCCCTGTTGGGACTCTGTGATGGATCTATCCCGTGGTGCTTGCGTGTGTCCTCTGCTACAGGTTTACATCTGTAGCAGATGCTGGTGATGCTGAGGCTGTGGAGGGAAGATATTTTTGAGGTGGTCCCACTGCCAGTGGAAAATAGGCTGATGGGagagaaatgttaaaatattgcTGTTTGAAAAGAGACTTCTGGCCGTGTAGGGAACAGGGGAGGATCATCCAAGTGTTTGCATCCATGGTGGAGCAGGTGGAGATGGATTCTCCAGTCTTTTCTTCAGGGCTTGAGTAGTGTGGTTACATGTTGGGACTCTGTAAACATCAGTTTTTGGGTGAGTCTCCATCATGGATTTCTGTATCTCCAAATCCCATTCCTAAACCAGAAACAGTTGTTTCTTACCCACAGGAGCACCTTGATGTTTGTGTGCAGTTTGGAGAACCCAAACTGGTAGGAATTGGGCTTCATGACTCATTTTGAAGCCCTGCTGTTTGGATTGTCAGGTAGTAAGGAGATAAGTGAGTGCTGGGGCCAGGTGTGTGTCCAGCAATTCCCAGGCACTCACCTGAGCATCCATCCCCAGcaaatccagccccaaacaCCTCAGGTGGGACATGCAGAAATCCCAATGTCACCAAACCATCCTGGGCACTGCACTGAGGTGCTGTGAGGGATCTCTGGAGTGTGTTTTAGGGATATGGAGGACACCTGCCCCAGCATCATGCAGATCCTGGAGCCATGGAGCATGGACCACTGAGTTAGTTTGAGGCTGTTtcttttgccaaaaaaaaaatccaggaaaactGGTATTTCCCATTCTGCATCACCTGTTGCAGCTGCAGCATCCAGCTAAGTTTGGGATAAAAGCATAtatccaaataaataaaatattccagtgTTTGGCTGGCAGCTCTCATGGCTTCCTCTGTAATGATTTCCTGCCCCTCTCTGCTGGCTGGGAGCTCCTTTCTTGTTCAGGAACAAAACTGTATTTAACAATACTTCCCATTGTTTGCCCTTTCATTCAAAGGGAAGGAGCCACTGCCCTCTGAAGATACAAATTAATTAGAAGCAAATACTCTCCTGTTCTCCGGAGCAGAAAGGCCAAACAGAGTGGCTTTCTGTGGAAACATGGGGCCAAAGTGGCTCTTGTGTCCTGCTCCTTTACATAACTGATTGCTATCTGCTCAGCTGAGGTGCCACTGAAAGCCCCAAACCTCTTCTTGGTTTAGTATCGTTGATTTTGTGCTAATGCTTGAATGGAAGCAAAGCCCCCCAGAATGATTCATGGCCGTGTTTAATAAGAGATTTATAGACAGTGAGCCAGCAGGACAGATGTAACCAAAATCCAGCAGTGGGTCGAGTTGCACTTGGTCTTTTTAGCTGaattttagtttggtttttaaagtaTGGTGCTGATGGATATTGTGGGTGCTTTTGATCTGAGTCATTGGTTAAAGTAAAAATGAAgtattaaaaattcaattttaataacttgggcagagccctgtgctgggatgggattgTGTAGCTCACATATACAGCTCCTAGGGGttgtatatttaattttacCTCTGGGAGATGACTGAGgtgtcccttcctcccctcaagctgccctggtggccctgccTTGCCAGGGaaggacagcagagcaggatTGGTTCCTCCATACCCACTGTCCCTTTGCTTCTGGTTTCTCTAAGCTGGaaaatatcaatatttaatGGGATATGGTTTGCTTATCACTCTTTAAAAGCCTCAAAATAGAGCTGGTCTTTGGGATTCTCCCTCAGAGCTGACCCCCATCTCCAGTGGGATCTTGGATCTGGGATGTGGGAATATTGCAGCTGGGAATGGCACAGGTTTCACTCTGATAAtggggctgtgatggcacaaagggtTCAAAAACACCCCGTGAgttgttctgctgctgctgggtgctgtCTCCCTGAGCAAGGGCCATCCTCCTGCTATTCCAGAATCCCTCCTGGCTGTTCCTCGGGGCCAGAGGGAGCCCTGAGGGTGGGGATGCTCCCGAGCCTGCGATAGGATGCCACAAGCCAGCACAGCACCGCGGGCATGTCCTACTTAGAACACTGCTCCCTTTGTCCCCCAGCCATCGCCCTCGGTTACTGCAGCAACAAGTCTGCAGAACTTGTTATTTTAtctgcagagaggaaaagtgGCCCCCAGAACTCGGGGAGAATGGCAGGAAAAGACACCTCTGGAGAAGGGGAGGTTTTGAGTTCAGAAACGCTCGTTGCTGGGGTTTCTTCTTCTCTCAGTGCTCACAGATATTCGAGCAcagagcagggtttgggtttgtacGTGGCTCCTGCCATGTTATCAAAcagttttggggagaaaaaggtggatcatggcagagctgggctgcagtTCAGCCCTGAAATTGTTCCCACCGTGTCCTGAATTGATGCGCATGGTCAGCCCTCGTTGCTGTCAAAATTGTCATTTTAAGCAATCCTTGGTCTTGGACTGTAAATATGCTTTAGAAACCAATCCTCTGTGTGCCCACAATACCCAGATTTGGAGGGGCTAGCAGGACAGCCCAGTATTCCCAGCTTTTCCATCTTACTGGTTGCTCCTGGGCAGTGGTGGGATCTGGAGATGGTGCCTCAGAGCGAGTTGGGAAAATCTggtattttggttttgaagCTACATCTTAATAACATTTTTTGCCTTGTTGATGGGGGCTTCTTTTGTTACTGAGAGGAAAAGTTGGCCTGCAGAaggcagaggaagagaaggTGGGCTGGAGGTGGCTGGTGGGTGCATCTCAGGAGAGGCTCTGCTGACCTTTCTCAGAACAGAGGTACCTGCAGGGTCTGGATTTTAACTTCAGCAGGAAAAACCATCAAGAGAAGTAAGGATGAAACTGCTGCAGATGTTTGTCAAACTGGGGCAATTTACTGCCTGTTTAGAACCCCCAGGTGGAATTCCTGCCCCCCTCCTGGGGTGTTTGGGGCAGCAGCTCCGTGTGCTGCGCTTGCAGAGTGATgccagctgggcagagctgtccATTTTCACAAATGATTAACTCAGGAGAAGTTAAAGCATAATTAGATTCTAAGAATCCTTTTTGCAGAAGCTGAGGCTGCTGTGGAAGGGGAGACCAGGGGATTTTCCCAAGCGCTCAGGTGACACCTGCCCCGTGGTTGGACATCTGGAGTGGGGAATGTTTCCAAGTGCTGCGTGAAGAAGTCAAATCTGACCTTCTGTCAGCCTCGTGACAGGTTATTCTAAcgtttttcccttttcattttgaagttgcCCAAGAGAAGCCGGAGCAGATCCCGCTGGAGAACCGCTCCTGTGTCCTGATCCGCCGGGATCTGGTGgctctccctgccagcctcaTCAGCCAGATCGGGTACCGCTGCCACCCAAAGCTCTACTCCGAGGGAGACCCTGGGGAAAAACTCGAGCTGGTTGCAGGTAGCTTTTGCAGAATGCCTTTGGATTGCTGCTGTTTTGCTTCTGGAATTGTGCTCTCCATCTTGCTGGAGTCGTGCATCTTCTGTGCCCTTGCTGTGTCTTTCTGGATTATTCATCACCGATCGTCTTTTGAAAAGTTCTGAGTTTCCTTTAATTTGCTGACGGAGAAATGTGTCATTAACAGGATTTATTCAATTGAATTAATTTAGCATTTTAATTGAATTCTGCAGCTTGTGTTCTTCCTGCTCGGTGTGGCTGCAGCGAGTCTGTTTTCATTTAGAATCACAGGTCTAAAAACCCAACACAGCCCCCTCAAAAATTACCACATTATAAGATTTACAATGCAAAGGAGATAAAATTTGTGTCAGTGAACAAGCTTTGAAAAACctgtaaaattttctttataaatttaCTAAGTGGTCAAATGCTGcaacaggaggagaaggaattgGGTTTGGTCTTTTattctgtctttattttcattttgggggaaatttacAATATTGGGAGAATTTATTCCTCTATGAAAGATTTCTGGCCAGTGTGAGGTGGAAGATGGTGCTGTTAAGAGTGTAGAGCTGGAGGAGTGAAACCaggtggctgtgccagcccaggcACACCCAGCACTGCACAGAAAGTGTTGAACTGGAGTGACCAGGTCAAATTCCAGTGGAAATAACCATATTCTGCTTTTAGAACTTCCCCCCAGCTTTGCTTTGCAGTTATCTGGCTGTGGGGTTTTCCCTTGGATGTAGCTGTGTGGGGATGGCTGGGCAGGACATCCCAGACCTGCCCCAGGTGAGGAGGTTTGATTAATCCCTGCAAAGTCCTTGGTCCAAAAAGGACATGTGGCAGCACAGTCCGTCCAAATCAgttcttcttcccttccctttctcccttgGTTAGTagcataatttcattttcattctggAGGAGTCAGGATTTCGGGGGATGCCCAAAAAGGTCTGCAGCTGATGAAGGACGGGACTTTGATGGAAGGCAAAGCACAGAGTACAGCCAcaagtatttattttgtatCTGGAATATTCATTTTGTACCCATTTCCATTTAATGTGAGACTTCTTAAAACCATCGAGTGGTGCAGGTTATTTTCACAGTCAGAGCTGGAAATTGGTTTGAGGCAACTCTGCTTGATTTACATTTTtcaatctggaaaaaaaagtagattaATATCACTAACTGATAGCGACTGCCtggttatttttcatttattcaagTGAAGTTCCCCTTGCTGGTGGCTGGTGTTCACTCTGATGCCTTATctcttaaaatacaaaataaactcCCCTAATTCCTGTCTCAGACCTGGAGGGGGGGGCTTGATCCTGCTGTGAAAGTTTGCCTCAACTCTCCAAGtgggaatgttttccttttgtttctggtttttcaTGCTAGAATTGATTCAGCAAACTTGAGCAGCCCTCTCTGAAAAAGGGTCTTTAACAAGGCTTGCAGTCTCCACAGCACACTCGAGGGAGGGACTGAGACTGTTACttaaaaagaaccaaaaaactCATTAGATGGAAGAGAATACAAGGAAAATTCCTGGTGAGACGTGGCACGGCTCAGAGATGCAGAGGGATGCTGGATCCTGGGGCAGGATGAGTGTCCTGGGGTGCCTCTGGTGCCAGGGGAGGTGCagaggggcaggctcagggctgccctgagctccagcTCCACCCAGAAGGTCAGGGACAATCATCTTCCCTGGAAATCCAGGAGGAGATATTACTTCTCCAACAGATGCTTTTATATCTCGAGAACAGAGTGTGTTCTGGATCCAGCTATGACCCATTATTTAATcttaattaaaagcaaatacCAAAACCCTCTCATGTAACAGAATGCTTGAAAAATGGGATAACCTCTCCCTGGAAGCGGTGCCGAGGCAGGAGCAGGTTGGTCTGTGAGCAGAGTGAAAAGGTTTGATATAAAACCTGCTGTAAAGTACTGCCAGACCTCTGGACGTGTCCAGCTGCTTTGCACAGGGttcctttttcttccagaaaacatCCTTAAAGGCAGCAGGTTCAAAGACAGCAGTTGCTGTGCATTAGAAGGAAAATTCCCTGCTCACCAGAGGTATCAAGAGGTGATGGGCTGGGGTTTTGGAAGCAGTTAGATCTGTAACCAAGTACCTCTTTCTGTGCTAGATGggctttttctttgctttccagcTCTGTGTTCTACAGTCCtgtactgggaaaaaaaaaaaaaaaaaaaagaaaaggccaaATGGATTGAGGTTTTCTCACTtcagaaagaataaataatgtGATCTGTACATATCAAATCACAGTGTAAGCCTTGCACTGTGTGCATTGGTGAGAAAATAAGAATCCTTTCATTTGATTCCCATAGACTTCCTGTCTGTACAGATAAAATTAGGAGTTGTTATTGCCTGGGACTTGCCAGGATTTTCCAGAAATCCCCCTCTCCTTGTAGCAGCAGGTGAAGAAGAGGTTCCCACCAGCGAGGAGGAGCTGTGGGTGGCTCGGGGGTGGCTCTGTGGCTGTGTCAGGGGTTCATTTTGGATTGTCCCTCTGCACCCTTGCAGGCTCAGGCGTTTACATCACCCGGGGGCAGCTGATGAATTGCCATTTATGTGCTGGTGTCAAACACAAGGTCCTGCTGCGACGTCTCCTGGCCACCTTCTTCGATCGGTAGGTCCTGTCccgctgctcctcctgctctcccagggGCTTCTTTGCCTTCACCTCCCGGGGGTTTAACCCTGTGTCACAAGTGCTTCATCCTCTGCACTCAGCCCTGTGCATTTGCTTCGTGATGCTTGAGAACTTTATTCCCTTTCCGTGCACATTTCCCGTTCATTCCTCACCTTAAAATCCGGGTGATGcctccagcaggagctgaagggaggagagcagggcagtggctgtcccctgtcccctctcccaggATGTCCCTTTGCCTTCCCCACAGGAACACACTTGCCAACAGCTGCGGAACTGGAATCAGGTCCTCCACGAGCGATCCCAGCAGGAAGCCCTTGGACAGCAGGGTCCTTAATGCAGTCAAATGTAAGGAGAGGGATGTTCTGCTGCTGGGGTGGAACAGCATggcccagccctggccagggAAGGTCACTCTGTTGTGTGATAATGGTGGAATTGGGTTGTaggaaaatccatttattttttagtttgcaTCGTTTTTtgattgcccagagaagctgtgggtgggATCTGctctccatcagccacttccccCTCAGTCACCTGTGGATACCTGgagtg
The sequence above is drawn from the Taeniopygia guttata chromosome 17, bTaeGut7.mat, whole genome shotgun sequence genome and encodes:
- the NACC2 gene encoding nucleus accumbens-associated protein 2, translating into MSQMLHIEIPNFGNTVLGCLNEQRLLGLYCDVSIVVKGQAFKAHRAVLAASSLYFRDLFSGNSKNAFELPGTVPPACFQQILSFCYTGKLTMAASEQLVVMYTAGFLQIQHIVEKGTDLMFKVSSPHCDSQTTMIEDPSSEPQSPCNQLQSASAPYVMSPSMPIPLLTRVKHENLELQALPGLPGKRPLEPGARDGPGGAGGANAGPLKLSRVSYYGVPNLATLIPNVQQVQYSQGERTSPGASSIPTTDSPTSYHNEEDEEDDEAYDTMVEEQYGQMYIKSSGGYSVAQEKPEQIPLENRSCVLIRRDLVALPASLISQIGYRCHPKLYSEGDPGEKLELVAGSGVYITRGQLMNCHLCAGVKHKVLLRRLLATFFDRNTLANSCGTGIRSSTSDPSRKPLDSRVLNAVKLYCQNFAPSFKESEMNVIAADMCTNARRVRKRWLPKIKSMLPEGMEMYRTVMGSSTNTVPLEPDFQPNAAQAFEQRIYAERRSEAGTIVALRTNTVNVELSNGSNQSFEQGEDAEGAGSVIQEAAATDAMASETQSTPQPFEQGSGSSSRPETPVRRQDGTYGGTL